TCTTTTGGAATGATACCACTCTTAAAGAAGTAGATTATAGTAATAATAAAATTGCTAATGTTAGCGAATGGGAAGTTAAAAACTCAATAGCAACCAGGAATTAGATTATTAAACAAAAAAAAGCCTTGCAATTGCAAGGCTTTTTTTTTGTTATTTTGGTTTTAGTTGATTGTCCAACCTGCTCCCCAAGTAGAGTAGTCGGTACCAGTAGCCGTGCCTTCTGCAGTAAAAAAGTCAGCATCTGTAAATGATACGGTTGTGTCGTTTTTGACTTTATCTGTTACGTCTACAAAAGTAACTCCTGTTACTTGTAGATCGTCACTTACAACACCGTTACCAGTATCTAAATCGTCTAAGTCAAAACCTTCACCGTATCCTGTAATCATTATATTACTAAATAGACCTTGTGTTCCAGCTCTTAATCTTACCGCTTCAGAAGAATTAGCAGATCCTGCTCCAACAATAGTTACATTGTTTACTGTTGGCTTAGAGAATATACCAGTTGCATTACTAAAATCTGTATTGTAACCATCTGCTTCAATCGCTTTATCATCAGAAGCTCTGTTTGAGATATATACGTTGTTTAAAGTTCCAGAGAAACCTTCTGTCCAGTCTACAGAATCATCTTCTGCATTGATAACTGAAATGTAACTAGCGTTAACTGTACCTCCGAAAAACTCGATACCATCATCTTTTCCAGCGTAAGCTTGAATGTAGTTTACAGACGTTGCATTTCCAACGCCGTAAAAAGAAAATCCATTATTTTCAGATTGTCCATCAGCAGCACCACCAGAATACTCTACACGTACATAACTTAAAGAACCAGAATTATCATTTGCAGTATTACCACCATAAGGTAAACTAGCAATTTCTGAAGTAGCCGTATTTGTTCCGGTAACAGAATTTATTGGTGCTTTACCTAATAAAATTAGTCCACCCCAATCTCCAGCAGCAGGACTTGAAGCGTCAGAAGTAAATACTATAGGGCAATCAGCAGTACCATTTGCTATTATTTTAGCACCTTGAGATATTGCGATGTAAACATCAGCTCCAGAAGATAATGCCTTAATAGTCATACAGGGTGGAATCGTTAATGTTGTACCACTAGTCATAATTAGAGACCCATTAAGTTTGTATGTATTGTTAGCATCTAAAGTTAAGTCTTCAGTATACGTACCAGATAAGTAAATAGTAGCAGGGTCTGTTGTACCTCCTCCAGAGTTGTTGTTTGTTACGCTATTGTCGTTTATTACAATATCAGACGTGTCGTCTGTAGAGCATGAGAATACCATAGATACTAATGCTAAGCCTAAAATTATTTGTTTTTTCATTGTTTTTTTGTTTTAGTTGTATTTTTTAATTTTGTTTAGTTTATTAAAATTTATATTTAAGTTGTAATCCTATATTTAATCCTCTTTTATAATCTGTTACTCCTTTTCCGTTAGCTGAGACAACTAAAACATCTCCTTGATTTTGATCTTCTCTTACGTATTGTATTGCTGGGTTTAGTAAGTTTTTAGCACTAAGGTTGATTTCAAAATTATCGCTGATAGTGTTTTTCCAGATGAAGTCTAATGTTGGGACGCTTTTTTCAACAATGTTTCCAAGGTCTCCAGAACCTAAAGCGTCGATTCTATCAGAAAAATATGAAAACACTAAGTTGGCAACAGGTTTGTAGTTCTCAAAAACTGGAGAGTAGCTGATATCTGCATTTAAAATAAATGGAGAGGCACCTTGTAGTTCGTCTTCTGTTTTATTAAAAGCCAGATCAAAAGTTCCATCTATAGTTGTATATAAATCTTGTTGTGTGTGCATGTAAGTCGCATTAACACCAAAAGATAGATTAGTATTGTCATTGTCATCTATTAAAATATTTTTTCTTAATTCGACTTCGACACCATACACTGTTGCTTTGTCACCTGTTCTTACATAGCGTTGTGTTCCTGTCGCATCTCCTACAACGACTAAGTTAATTGGGTCTTCAATCTGTTTTGTAAATGCACCTAGCGAAAAGACTTCACTTCTGCTAAAAAACCATTCGTACTTTAAGTCTAAATTCAAAACATTAGAATAACCAAGCACATCAGGATTCCCTCCAATACGTGTGGATACATCTTCGTATACAAATGGTGCTATTTCTTTAAACTCAGGAGTCGAAACCGTTTTACTTGCTGAGAATCTAAGATTTTGATCTTCGGTTAAGCTGTATTTGATGTTAATGCTTGGTAGTACAAATGTCTCTTTAGATATTTTAGAGTCTTCTCCGTTATTACCTAAGTTAATAACATTGTAATCTATACTTTGTTCAAAGCTTTCTAATCTTACACCTGGTACAAATAGCCATTTTTCTCCAGCTTTAATTTCTGCGTCAACATAGCCTGCGTAAATATTTAACGCTCCGTTATAGGTGTTTTCATTAAGTCCAGGTCTGTTGGTGTTAGATAATGTAGGATATGGTTTTAAAACTTTGATTTCATATAATCCAGAATCACCAGTATTTAAATTTAAGTTGCTTAAGTTAAATACTGAGTCGAAGTTATTGACATCTGTAATTTGATAACCATTTTCCACGATATCGTAACCATATCTAACATTACTAAATTGTCTTGTTTTATTACGACCATTATATCCAAAGTTTAATTTTAGATTATCATTAACTGCATAAGCTAGATTTACACGTCCATTGTATTCGTCATCCTCAATTTTTTGGAAGTAGCGTTGGTTATCAAAAACCACATTACTGTAAAATGTTGGATTTGTTGTTGGGTCATTATCTAGGGCGTAATCATAATTTTCTACACTAAAACGTTTTCTGTCTGGTTGGTCAGAAAATACTTTGTTGTAACCAAACCCCCAGTCTAACTCAAAATCGCCAGATTTGTGGTTTCCTATTAATTGGTTTACAAATATTTTTGTTTGGTCAAACTGTATGTTTTGTTGGTAAAATCCTTTGTCAGTATTAAGAATAGCATCTCTGTTTCTACCGTTTCCGTCTGTACCAAAATAACCGACTTCGTCTGAAGAGCTGTTAATGAATATAGAGTTAAAACTTAAGCGGTTGTCACTATTTATCTTATAGTTTAAGTTGGCCATAGCAGTTGTGGTTGTAGAGTACTCATATTCTTCTGCTGCTTCAAAAGCTTTTTTCTCTACAGTCGAAAAATCTACAGATTTACCTTCTCTATATTCGTAATTATTTTCAAAACCTCCAGTTAAAAAGAAACTTAATCTTGATCCATTTTCAAAATTGAAAGAACTACCTCCTGAGGCACCGTAAGATACATTAATAGGAGTGTCTACATTTACGGGATCTACGCCATGTGATAAAACGATAGCAAAAGGATTGTGCTCTCCTCTTCCATAAAATCCGAAGTAACCAGTACCTTCGCTTCTGACAAAATTTTTGTCAATAGCGTTAGTGTTTATGCCTGTGCCTGAAAAAGCCTCTGCAAAAGATCTGCCTTTATGCTCTTTTGAGGTTATATCAACATTACCTGCAGCGAAATCTCCATAAAATTGAGAAGCGTAAGCTTTGCTTATTGATACATTTTGAATAACGTCTGACGAAAATAAATTTAAATCAATATTCTTTTTGTTAACATCGTTAGATGGTAATGATAGACCATTCATGGTAGTGTTTAAGTATCTGTCACCAAGACCACGGACATATACATTACTAGAACCTTCTTGTTTAGAGACCCCAGATATTTTTGCAACCGCACCAGCAGCATCGCTGACCCCTTTTCTTGATAACTCTTCAGCTCCGATGATTTGTTTGATTTCTACTGCTTTTTTTTGTTCTAATAAAAGCGCCGTTTCACTTTCTCGTTTTGTTGTTACAGTTTCAAGTATAACTTCGTCTAAAGCAGCAGCACTTGCACTCATAACAACATTAATTTCTGTGACTTGGCCTGCTTGCACAGTTGCAGAGATCGTTTGTGTTTCGTAACCAACAAAACTAAACTCGACATTATACGTTCCTGGATTTAGGTCTGAGAATGTATATTGACCAGCATTGTCGGATGTTGTGCCTTTAGTGGTTCCTTTTAGTAATATGTTAGCATAAGCTAAAGATTCGTTGTTAAACTCCTTGTCTGTTAGAGTTCCAGAGATAGATCCTGTTTGAGCGAAAGTAATTGCGCTGAATAGAGTAAAAAATAGGTATGTAAGTTTTTTCATTTTGACTATTAAAATTCTTGATGCAAAGAAACCTCCATATTGTAAAGTCAAGGTTAACTAGAGATTAATAGTTGGTGACTAAAAAGTTAGCTAAAGGTTATCGGATAAGTTTGATTATTGTGTTGGCTAAACATTAAGTTAACATTAGCAATTGCTTTTGGTTATCTTACAAATAGTTATCTTGCATTTCAAAATTTTGATTATGAATTGGGAACAGTTACTCTCTTTAAAGCGCTTTGGCGATACTAATAAAAGATTAAGAAAAGAAGAAGATGAAACACGTTTAGGGTTTGAAGTTGATTATGATCGTGTTATCTTTTCTTCGGAGTTTAGAAGTCTACAGGACAAAACACAAGTAATACCATTATCTAATACCGATTTTGTACATACTAGATTAACACACAGTTTAGAGGTTAGTGTTGTTGGACGCTCTTTAGGGAGAAAAGTAGGTCAGAAGATTTTAGAAAAGCACCCACATCTTCAAAATATTCATGGTTATTTACCAAATGACTTTGGTGCTATTGTTGCATCTGCTGCTTTAGCACATGATATTGGTAATCCTCCTTTTGGACATTCTGGTGAAAAAGCTATTGGCGAATTTTTTATTTCAGGAGAGGGACAGCATTATAAAGAGCAGTTAACGGATAAGGAATATCAGGATCTTTGCGATTTTGAAGGTAATGCCAATGGTTTTAAAATTGCGACACAGAGCAGAGCTGGGCGTGAAGGAGGTCTTAGATTGACGTATGCAACATTAGGTGCTTTTACAAAGTACCCTAAAGAGTCTTTGCCTAAAAAACCAACAAAGCATATAGCAGATAAGAAATATGGTTTTTTTCAAACAGAAAAAGAGGCGTTTAAAGATGTGGCTGAAGAATTAGGTTTGGTTAAGCGAGGTAGTGAAGACGATTTTAGTTTTTCTCGTCATCCATTAGCTTTTTTAGTTGAAGCAGCGGATGATATATGTTATACTATAATAGATTTTGAAGACGGAATTAATTTAGGATTGATTCAAGAAGAATATGCCTTAGAGTATCTTATTAATTTAGTTAGACATTCAATTAATACTGAAAAATATCATAAACTTACTAATACCAAAGACAGAGTAAGTTATTTGAGGGCTTTAGCAATTAATACGTTAATTAATGAAGCGGTATCTATTTTTATGGATAATGAAGAGTTAATTTTAAATGGTGAGTTTAGTATCGGTCTTTTGGATAAGAGTAAATATGAAGCTCAAATTAATGATATTATTAAATTAAGTATTGATAAGGTATATCAGTCTAAAGATGTTGTAGATAAAGAAATTGCAGGATACCAAATTTTAAACACATTATTACAGACGTATAGTAAGGCAGTGAATAACAATTATACAGGTAAGGTTTCGAACTACGATAAGTTAATATTAAAGGGGTTACCTTCAACTTCAGACTTTAAAACGGATAGATTATATGTTAGGTTACTTAATGTTTGTCATTTTGTGTCACTGATGAGTGATAGTCAGGCTATTATCGAATATAAGAAAATTAAAGGGTTTAGTTTATGATAGTTTTATAGCTGTATAAATGAATTTTTAACAATAAAACTCTTAAAATTGTATTAAAAACCACTATTTTTAATGTCTTAAAAAACATTAAATGAAAAAGAAAATTACTATCCTAACGTTATGCGTTTTAGGTTGTGTTGCTTTATTTACTTTATCTGGGATAGATGATGTTGAAATAATAGAGCAGACAGAGACTAGAAACATACACAAACAGAACCTAGAAAGCAGTCCGTTTAAAGACGTTCTTAAATTAAGTAAGCCCGAAAGAAGAGCAGCAGGTCTTACGCCTAATAAGTATTACGAACAAGAGTGGGAGTTGACAATGAATCCTATTTTAGGAAGGCCAACTGCAGAAAATTTAAAACAAATTAAGGCTGACCAACAATTAAAGAGGCAAGCTTTCTTAGCATCAGGTAGAGTGCCTGGTGATGGTATTGATACCGATTGGTTGGAAAGAGGTCCTAATAATGTAGGAGGAAGGACAAGAGCGATAATGTTTGATCCCAATGACACAACTAATGAAACACTTTTTGCTGGGGGAGTTAGTGGAGGTTTATGGAAAAATACAAATATTTCAAATGAAGATTCAAGTTGGATTAGAGTTGATATTGATGGAAATTTAGCTGTTAGTTGTATTACTTATGATCCAAATAATACAAATGTATTTTATTTAGGTACGGGAGAGTCGTATGTTTCGGGAGACGTCAACGGTGATGGTGTATGGAAGTCGGAAGATGCTGGTGTTTCTTGGACTAAAGTGTTTGGAGGTATATCTGGTCCAACAACTTTTGAATCTGCATCAAACATTACAATAAATTCACCTGCTAGTATCGCAGGAGATTTCTTGTCCTATCCAACAGTAGCTTTTGGGACAGAGACATTAGTAGTATTAACTGCAGACTTAATTTTAGCGAATGATACTTCTCTTGCTGATCCAGTTTTAGGATGTACGACCTTTGGAGGAGATGCTACAGGTAAGATAGCTGTAATAAGAAGGGGGGATTGTAACTTTGATGATAAAGTGAGATTTGCAGAAGATGCTGGAGCAATCGGTGTAATAATGATGAATAATGTTGCTGGTACACCAATTCCAATGGGTGGAGATGATGCAACAATTACAATACCATCCGTAATGATTTCTAAAGAGGATGGTGATTTACTTGAGGCTGCAATTTTATCAGGAGTAACTAATGGGGCTTTAAACCCATCTACAGATACTTTTACAGGTAATTTAGTGCCAGGGATTCAATTTGTAAATGATATAAAAGTAAGAGATAATGCAGGAGTTTCAGAGGTGTTTGTAGCGGCAGGAGATAGTTTTTACAGTGCAGCAAATGCAACAACTTATTTAACAGGGCCTGAATTTGGATTGTATAAATCTACTGATGAGGGAGTTAGTTGGAGTGAATTGAGTTTGCCATTAACAGTAGATGGTAATAAACACTGTCCTAATGATATTGAAATTGGAGCCGATAATAAGCTATGGGTATCCACAACTAATAGTACTATTTTTGGTGATGGAGGAGGAGAGGTCTTAAGTTCTATGGATGGTAGTACTTTTACTATGAGCCATACGGTTACTGATGCTTCAAGAACTCAAATCGCTGTTTCTCAATCGGACCCAAGTATTCTTTATATATTAGCTCAGGGTAGTGGTACTGATCCTGTTATCATGGAAAAGACTATTGATGGTTTTGTAACTACGACTTCAATGAGTCTTCCTAATGATGTCGATACGGGTATCGATGCTAATGATTTTACAAGAGGTCAAGCTTATTACGATTTAATGCTAGAAGTTGATCCTAATAATGATCAAATCATTTATGCTGGGGGTATTGATTTATTTAAATCTTCAGATGCAGGGGATGCTTGGGACCAGATATCTAAATGGTCTAACAATAATATTCTTTCAGGATTAAATAAACCACTCGTACATGCTGATCAACACGCAATGACTTTTGCGAATGGGTCATCAACAATAATGGCATTTGGTAATGATGGAGGTGTGTACTATTCCGGTAATGATGGTGTTGCTATAGGTAGTAGAAATAAGGATTTTAATACTTCGCAATTTTACTCGGTTGGTGTAGCACCAACAACTGCCTTTGCTGGGGATTATTTTGCAGGTGGACTGCAGGATAATGGAACACAATTATTTGAAGACGCTAATACAACTCAGGCCGATGCTTCACAGGAAGCTTATGGAGGAGATGGTGCATATACCTTTTTTGATCAAGATGGTACAGATCAATATTTTGTAAGAAACTATGTTTATAATTCAGGAGTAAATGTATATAACTTTGCAACAAATACAAACGTGGTTATTAATAATGAAACGGAGTCTAATGGCGCTTTTATTAATCCACAAGCGCTAGATTCGAACTTAGATATTTTGTATTCTAATTATTCGTCAGGTGCAAACAGTATCATTAGACGATATTCTGGGATTAAATCTTCTTCAACTTTAGAAGAAACAGACATAACGGATCCAGAAATGGATTCTACACCTACAGCATTTACAGTTTCGCCTTATACAACGACAACTTCCACTCTTTTAGTCGGGACAATTTTAGGGGACATATTTCTTGTAGAAAATGCAGATGGAGCAACACCAACGTTTACGGAGTTGGATTTGAGTAATGTTATCGTAGGTAGTGTTTCTGATTTAGAATTTGGTACATCAGAGGATGAGATATTTTTAACTATTCACAATTATGGTGTTCAAAGTATTTGGTATACTAATGATGGAGGTGCTGTTTGGCAAGAAAAAGAAGGTGATTTACCTGATATGCCAGTCAAAACTATTTTACAAAACCCATTAAATACAAATGAAGTTATTATAGGGACAGATTTAGGTGTTTGGTCTACTAATAATTTTGCAGATGCTAGTCCAAACTGGAATCAAGCTTTTAATGGAATGACAAATGTTAAAGTAACAGATTTAGATTTACGAGATGATAATATGGTGTTTGCAGCAACTTATGGTCGCGGTATTTTCTCTGGTGAGTTTAAACAGGATAACAATGGAGATGAAGATGGTGATGGTGTCTTAAATGGTGTAGATAATTGTATTTATACCGCTAATGCCGATCAAGCTGATGCGGATGGTGATGGTGTTGGGGATGTTTGTCAAGACACAGATAATGATGGTGTTTTGGATAGTGAAGATAATTGTATCAATACCGCTAATGCTGATCAAGCTGATGCAGATGGAAATGGTGTGGGAGATGTGTGTCAAGATGATGATGGTGATGGTGTGTTTGCAGATGTAGATAATTGTTTAGACATTGCTAATCCAGGCCAAGAAGACGTAAATGGTAATGGGATTGGAGATACTTGTGACACAAGTTATGCAAATGTTGATAATATTTCTTTAGAAATTATTTCAGAAACTTGTCAAGATCAAGACAATGGAGTTGTTATCGTTCGTGTTAATGAAACTTTTGTAACATATATTGCTACTGTTGTTGGAAATGGAGTGAATTTGTCAGAGGTATTTACAACAAGCTCATTCACTTTTGAAGATCTTGCAGTAGGTTCTTATACTGTTTGCGTAACAGTGGATGGTACAACTTATGAGCAATGTTTTGAAATTAATATTGAGGAAGCAGATGTTATTGACTTACAAATTGTAAATAACAATAATGATTCTGGTATTACTTATATAGAAGTTAGTAGAGGTACCGCACCTTATACAGTTGTTTTTAACGGAGAAGTAGTACAAATTACTAGTACTCCTAATTTTGAATTAGAACTTATTGGTTCTGGTGAATTAGAAATTAAAACAGCAAAAGCTTGTGAGGGAACTTATAAAACATCGATTGAAAACACGTTTAATATAATAGCAAGTCCAAACCCAGTAATTAATAATCTTAAAATTACCTTACCAAACTCTGTTACTCAGTCAGAAATAGGGGTTCATGTTTTTGATGTCAATGGTAGATTGGTAATTGATAAAAATTACATGAGAGGTGGAGCGAATTTCATTGAGGTGCCTTTTTCGAATTTAAATAAAGGAATTTATTTTATTAAATTAGATGTCGATACTTCAGAGGTTTTTAAAATTATAAAAAAATAAAAAAAATATGAATAAGTTAATAAAAGTAATACCTATAGTATTATCCGCATTAGTGTTTGTGGCTTGTGGCGGAAGTGATGATGGAGGCGGTGAGGCAGCTCCTGTCCCTAATACAGCACCAACAGCTGTATCAAATTTAGTTTATCCTAGTTCGAATTTATTATGTATCGATACTACTATTTTATTTGATTGGTCCGCCGCTAACGATGTTGATAATGATGTTGTGAATTATAGATTGACAGTAGCGAGAGATAGAAATCAAACTGATATTGTTGAGCAAATAACGACAACCAGCACGACAAGGTCAATAACATTAGATCCAGCAACAGCTTATTATTGGAATGTCGTTGCGTTTGATGGCGAAGATGAAGCGGAAGCATCGCCAACCCTGGCGTTTTATACGGAGGGTGCAGGAGTTGTAAATTATGCGCCATTTGCGGCCTCTATAAATGCACCAGCATTAGATGTTTTTTTAGATTCAGGACTAACTACATTAGATTGGACTGGGAGTGATGTTGATACTAATGATACGTTAACATACGATTTGTTTTTTGGAGAGACTGCTGATCCTGTTTTAGTGCAATCAGGTCTAACAACCTCTACCTTTGATGTTACAACAGTAGCTGCTACAACATATTATTGGAGAGTAGATACAACAGATGATAGTGATGTAAAAAGTATTGGACAAGTTTGGTCGTTTAGCACAAACTAAGAACATGTTAAGTTATAAATATAAATGGCAGACTAATTTTTTAGTCTGTCATTTTTTTTAGAAATAAACCCAAACTTATTGGGTCTAACCCCATAGATTCCTGTAACTCTAGGACAGTACCATGTTCTATAAATTGATCCGAAATACCTTTTCTAATCAACTTATTCTTATAGTTGTGTGTCGCTGAAAATTCAGCAATAGCACTACCAAAACCACCAATAATTGAAGCGTCTTCAATGGTGATTATAGTATCATGAGATTTAAAGACCTCATGAAGCATTGCTATGTCCAAAGGCTTTATAAAACGTAGGTCATAGTGTGAGAAAGCAGTCATGTCTTCCAATAAATCAAAAGCTTCCGTTATATTTTTAGCAATACTTCCTATAGATACTATTGCGATTTTAGTTCCTTTTTTAAGACGTTGACCTTTTCCTATTTCAATTTTAGAAAATGGTTGCTGCCAATCTAAAGTTGTACCACGTCCTCTAGGATATCTAATAGCGATAGGTTGTTCTAATCCCAATTGTGCAGTATACATAATGTTTCGTAGCTCAATTTCATTTCTGGGTGCAAACAAGATGAGGTTTGGTACGCATCGTAAATAAGCGATGTCGTAAACACCATGATGTGTTGCACCATCTTCTCCTACTAAACCAGCGCGATCTAAACAGAATATAACAGACAGGTTTTGTAAAGCAACATCATGTATAACTTGGTCGTAAGCACGTTGTAAAAAGGTGGAGTAGATATTGCAAAAAGGAATCATGCCTTGAGTGGCTAATCCAGCAGCAAAAGTAACCGCATGTTGTTCTGCAATACCGACATCAAAAGCACGCTCAGGCATTTGCTCCATCATATATTTTAAAGAACTACCTGTCGGCATGGCAGGAGTAATTCCAATAATTTTTTCGTTTTGTTTTGCTAACTCAACGATGGTGTGCCCAAAAACATCTTGATATTTAGGTGGTTGTTTTATGTCTGATTTTGGGTTTAGTTCCCCTGTGTCTTTATTAAATTTTCCAGGCGCATGGTAAGTAACTTGATTTTCTTCTGCTTGACGTAACCCTTTGCCTTTAGTTGTAATAACGTGCAGGAATTTTGGTCCTTTAACCTTTTTTAGTCGTTCAAGTTCTGAAATTAAAAGCGGTAAATCATGACCATCTATTGGTCCAGAATAATCAAAATTTAAAGCTTCAAAAATATTGTCTTGCTTTTCTGTGCCTTTTTTTACGTTAGTTAAATATTGTTTTAACGCACCAACACTTGGGTCAATACCAATAGCATTGTCGTTTAAAATAACCAAGAGGTTGGCATCTGTAACTCCTGCGTGATTTAAGCCTTCAAAAGCCATTCCGCTAGCTATAGAGGCATCTCCAATTACAGCAATATGTTGTGTGTCAAAATCACCTTTTAAATTAGAAGCAATTGCCATACCTAAGGCAGCCGAAATAGAGGTAGAGGAGTGACCAACACCAAAAGTGTCAAACGGACTCTCTGATCTGTTAGGAAAACCACTTAGGCCTCCAAGTTGTCTATTACTTTCAAAATTATCGCGTCTACCGGTTAATATTTTATGCCCATAGGCTTGATGTCCAACGTCCCAAACGAGTTGGTCTTTTGGTGTGTTGAATACATAATGTAAAGCAATAGTTAGTTCGATTACGCCAAGACTAGCACCTAAATGCCCTTCTTTAGTGGCGACGATATTAATTATAAAAGCACGTAGCTCTATAGCCAGAATAGGTAAATCGTCTTGTTTTAATAAGCGAAGTTGTTCTGGAGAATCAATGGTATGTAAGAGTTTGTTTTGCACTTAGCAAAAATACAAGATTTTATTCTTCTTCTGTATTAAATATTATGGGTAAAGCATATAGTGAAGCAACGGTTTGACCATCTTTTTTAGCAGGAATAAGTTTTGGTAG
This portion of the Olleya sp. Bg11-27 genome encodes:
- a CDS encoding multidrug transporter, which gives rise to MKKQIILGLALVSMVFSCSTDDTSDIVINDNSVTNNNSGGGTTDPATIYLSGTYTEDLTLDANNTYKLNGSLIMTSGTTLTIPPCMTIKALSSGADVYIAISQGAKIIANGTADCPIVFTSDASSPAAGDWGGLILLGKAPINSVTGTNTATSEIASLPYGGNTANDNSGSLSYVRVEYSGGAADGQSENNGFSFYGVGNATSVNYIQAYAGKDDGIEFFGGTVNASYISVINAEDDSVDWTEGFSGTLNNVYISNRASDDKAIEADGYNTDFSNATGIFSKPTVNNVTIVGAGSANSSEAVRLRAGTQGLFSNIMITGYGEGFDLDDLDTGNGVVSDDLQVTGVTFVDVTDKVKNDTTVSFTDADFFTAEGTATGTDYSTWGAGWTIN
- a CDS encoding TonB-dependent receptor; translated protein: MKKLTYLFFTLFSAITFAQTGSISGTLTDKEFNNESLAYANILLKGTTKGTTSDNAGQYTFSDLNPGTYNVEFSFVGYETQTISATVQAGQVTEINVVMSASAAALDEVILETVTTKRESETALLLEQKKAVEIKQIIGAEELSRKGVSDAAGAVAKISGVSKQEGSSNVYVRGLGDRYLNTTMNGLSLPSNDVNKKNIDLNLFSSDVIQNVSISKAYASQFYGDFAAGNVDITSKEHKGRSFAEAFSGTGINTNAIDKNFVRSEGTGYFGFYGRGEHNPFAIVLSHGVDPVNVDTPINVSYGASGGSSFNFENGSRLSFFLTGGFENNYEYREGKSVDFSTVEKKAFEAAEEYEYSTTTTAMANLNYKINSDNRLSFNSIFINSSSDEVGYFGTDGNGRNRDAILNTDKGFYQQNIQFDQTKIFVNQLIGNHKSGDFELDWGFGYNKVFSDQPDRKRFSVENYDYALDNDPTTNPTFYSNVVFDNQRYFQKIEDDEYNGRVNLAYAVNDNLKLNFGYNGRNKTRQFSNVRYGYDIVENGYQITDVNNFDSVFNLSNLNLNTGDSGLYEIKVLKPYPTLSNTNRPGLNENTYNGALNIYAGYVDAEIKAGEKWLFVPGVRLESFEQSIDYNVINLGNNGEDSKISKETFVLPSINIKYSLTEDQNLRFSASKTVSTPEFKEIAPFVYEDVSTRIGGNPDVLGYSNVLNLDLKYEWFFSRSEVFSLGAFTKQIEDPINLVVVGDATGTQRYVRTGDKATVYGVEVELRKNILIDDNDNTNLSFGVNATYMHTQQDLYTTIDGTFDLAFNKTEDELQGASPFILNADISYSPVFENYKPVANLVFSYFSDRIDALGSGDLGNIVEKSVPTLDFIWKNTISDNFEINLSAKNLLNPAIQYVREDQNQGDVLVVSANGKGVTDYKRGLNIGLQLKYKF
- a CDS encoding deoxyguanosinetriphosphate triphosphohydrolase; amino-acid sequence: MNWEQLLSLKRFGDTNKRLRKEEDETRLGFEVDYDRVIFSSEFRSLQDKTQVIPLSNTDFVHTRLTHSLEVSVVGRSLGRKVGQKILEKHPHLQNIHGYLPNDFGAIVASAALAHDIGNPPFGHSGEKAIGEFFISGEGQHYKEQLTDKEYQDLCDFEGNANGFKIATQSRAGREGGLRLTYATLGAFTKYPKESLPKKPTKHIADKKYGFFQTEKEAFKDVAEELGLVKRGSEDDFSFSRHPLAFLVEAADDICYTIIDFEDGINLGLIQEEYALEYLINLVRHSINTEKYHKLTNTKDRVSYLRALAINTLINEAVSIFMDNEELILNGEFSIGLLDKSKYEAQINDIIKLSIDKVYQSKDVVDKEIAGYQILNTLLQTYSKAVNNNYTGKVSNYDKLILKGLPSTSDFKTDRLYVRLLNVCHFVSLMSDSQAIIEYKKIKGFSL
- a CDS encoding thrombospondin type 3 repeat-containing protein → MKKKITILTLCVLGCVALFTLSGIDDVEIIEQTETRNIHKQNLESSPFKDVLKLSKPERRAAGLTPNKYYEQEWELTMNPILGRPTAENLKQIKADQQLKRQAFLASGRVPGDGIDTDWLERGPNNVGGRTRAIMFDPNDTTNETLFAGGVSGGLWKNTNISNEDSSWIRVDIDGNLAVSCITYDPNNTNVFYLGTGESYVSGDVNGDGVWKSEDAGVSWTKVFGGISGPTTFESASNITINSPASIAGDFLSYPTVAFGTETLVVLTADLILANDTSLADPVLGCTTFGGDATGKIAVIRRGDCNFDDKVRFAEDAGAIGVIMMNNVAGTPIPMGGDDATITIPSVMISKEDGDLLEAAILSGVTNGALNPSTDTFTGNLVPGIQFVNDIKVRDNAGVSEVFVAAGDSFYSAANATTYLTGPEFGLYKSTDEGVSWSELSLPLTVDGNKHCPNDIEIGADNKLWVSTTNSTIFGDGGGEVLSSMDGSTFTMSHTVTDASRTQIAVSQSDPSILYILAQGSGTDPVIMEKTIDGFVTTTSMSLPNDVDTGIDANDFTRGQAYYDLMLEVDPNNDQIIYAGGIDLFKSSDAGDAWDQISKWSNNNILSGLNKPLVHADQHAMTFANGSSTIMAFGNDGGVYYSGNDGVAIGSRNKDFNTSQFYSVGVAPTTAFAGDYFAGGLQDNGTQLFEDANTTQADASQEAYGGDGAYTFFDQDGTDQYFVRNYVYNSGVNVYNFATNTNVVINNETESNGAFINPQALDSNLDILYSNYSSGANSIIRRYSGIKSSSTLEETDITDPEMDSTPTAFTVSPYTTTTSTLLVGTILGDIFLVENADGATPTFTELDLSNVIVGSVSDLEFGTSEDEIFLTIHNYGVQSIWYTNDGGAVWQEKEGDLPDMPVKTILQNPLNTNEVIIGTDLGVWSTNNFADASPNWNQAFNGMTNVKVTDLDLRDDNMVFAATYGRGIFSGEFKQDNNGDEDGDGVLNGVDNCIYTANADQADADGDGVGDVCQDTDNDGVLDSEDNCINTANADQADADGNGVGDVCQDDDGDGVFADVDNCLDIANPGQEDVNGNGIGDTCDTSYANVDNISLEIISETCQDQDNGVVIVRVNETFVTYIATVVGNGVNLSEVFTTSSFTFEDLAVGSYTVCVTVDGTTYEQCFEINIEEADVIDLQIVNNNNDSGITYIEVSRGTAPYTVVFNGEVVQITSTPNFELELIGSGELEIKTAKACEGTYKTSIENTFNIIASPNPVINNLKITLPNSVTQSEIGVHVFDVNGRLVIDKNYMRGGANFIEVPFSNLNKGIYFIKLDVDTSEVFKIIKK